A portion of the Cellulophaga algicola DSM 14237 genome contains these proteins:
- a CDS encoding sterol desaturase family protein, producing MNTLIWIFIFISTFAFMEFMAWFSHKYIMHGFLWVLHSDHHHKDHDSWFERNDAFFIIYAVVSMSFILAGVKTWFWYGLPIGLGIMAYGAAYFLVHDIFIHQRFKVFRNANNRYAKGVRRAHKMHHKHTGKEDGECFGMLFVPFKYFKK from the coding sequence ATGAATACGCTTATCTGGATATTTATATTTATTAGCACTTTTGCCTTTATGGAATTTATGGCTTGGTTTAGTCACAAATATATCATGCATGGTTTCTTATGGGTATTACATAGTGACCATCATCATAAAGACCACGATTCCTGGTTTGAACGTAATGATGCATTTTTTATAATTTATGCAGTAGTCAGTATGTCTTTTATTTTAGCCGGAGTAAAAACATGGTTCTGGTATGGCTTGCCTATAGGTTTAGGCATTATGGCCTATGGAGCAGCTTATTTCTTAGTCCACGATATCTTTATCCATCAACGATTTAAAGTGTTTAGAAACGCCAATAATAGATATGCAAAAGGGGTACGTAGAGCACATAAAATGCACCACAAACATACCGGAAAAGAAGATGGGGAGTGTTTCGGAATGTTATTTGTTCCGTTTAAGTATTTTAAAAAGTAA
- a CDS encoding AAA family ATPase produces the protein MSDVAAITNLVEKHVALKKEIAKIIVGQTEVVEQILISVYTGGHSLLIGVPGLAKTLMVNTIAQTLGLDFKRIQFTPDLMPSDILGSEILDQDRKFKFIKGPIFSNIILADEINRTPPKTQAALLEAMQERSVTIAGVNYKLPAPYFVLATQNPIEQEGTYPLPEAQLDRFMFAIELKYPSISEEIAIVKATTSDVKNEINALLGAEEIIAIQQLVRRIPVPDNVVDYAVKLVNSTRANLEGASDFVKQYIDWGAGPRASQNLILGAKAHAAIKGKYSPDIEDVKAVALGILRHRIIKNYKAEAEGISEDAIIRELL, from the coding sequence ATGTCTGATGTTGCTGCAATAACTAATCTGGTAGAAAAGCATGTTGCTTTAAAAAAAGAAATTGCCAAAATTATTGTTGGGCAAACTGAGGTGGTAGAACAGATTTTGATATCTGTTTACACAGGAGGTCACTCGCTGTTGATAGGAGTGCCTGGTTTGGCAAAAACATTAATGGTAAATACCATTGCACAAACATTAGGTTTAGATTTTAAACGTATTCAATTTACTCCAGATTTAATGCCTAGTGATATTCTAGGGAGTGAAATTCTCGATCAGGATAGAAAGTTTAAATTTATCAAAGGCCCAATATTCTCTAATATTATTTTAGCCGATGAAATAAATAGAACCCCTCCAAAAACTCAAGCAGCGTTGCTAGAGGCTATGCAAGAGCGTTCTGTTACCATTGCGGGTGTCAATTATAAATTACCCGCGCCCTATTTTGTTTTAGCAACTCAAAATCCAATTGAGCAAGAAGGTACCTATCCTTTGCCAGAAGCGCAATTAGACCGTTTTATGTTTGCTATAGAGCTTAAATACCCATCTATAAGTGAGGAGATTGCTATTGTGAAAGCAACTACTTCAGATGTTAAAAACGAAATAAATGCACTATTAGGTGCAGAAGAGATTATAGCGATACAACAATTAGTTAGAAGAATTCCGGTTCCAGATAATGTGGTAGATTACGCTGTAAAATTAGTAAATAGTACACGTGCTAACCTAGAAGGTGCTTCAGATTTTGTAAAGCAATATATTGATTGGGGAGCTGGTCCAAGAGCTTCTCAAAATTTAATTTTAGGAGCAAAGGCGCATGCTGCAATTAAAGGGAAATATTCTCCTGATATCGAAGATGTAAAAGCAGTTGCTTTAGGAATATTAAGACATCGAATTATAAAAAACTACAAGGCAGAAGCGGAAGGTATATCAGAAGATGCCATTATTCGTGAATTACTGTAG
- a CDS encoding bifunctional aconitate hydratase 2/2-methylisocitrate dehydratase yields MSIYKDYLKQIEERKDQGLHPQPVDGAELLSQIIAQIKELDNEYREDSLNFFIYNVLPGTTSAAFVKAKFLKEIILGESIVKEITPAFAFEQLSHMKGGPSIEVLLDLALGNDVAIAKEAAVVLKTQVFLYEADMDRLESAFKSGNEIAKEIIESYAKAEFFTKLPEIDEEIEIVTFVAGIGDISTDLLSPGGDAHSRSDRELHGQCLFEHNKEQQNELIALQKQHPDKRVMLIAEKGTMGVGSSRMSGVNNVALWTGIKSSPYVPFINIAPIIAGTNGISPIFLTTVSVTGGIGIDLQNWVKKQDADGNTIRNEAGEPVLEEAYSVATGTVLTVNTKEKKLYNGDKELMDISASLTPQKVEFIKARGSYAIVFGKKLQAFAAKVLGIELVSVYANSKEVSNEGQGLTAVEKIFNKNAVGTTPGKTLHAGSYVRVEVNIIGSQDTTGLMTSQELEMMAATIISPIVDGAYQSGCHTASVWDNKSKANIPRLMKFMNDFGLITARDPENKYKPMTDVIHKVLNDLTVDDWAIIIGGDSHTRMSKGVAFGADSGTVALALATGEASMPIPESVKVTFKGEMNPYMDFRDVVHATQSQMLKTFGGDNVFQGKIIEVHIGTLTADQAFTFTDWTAEMKAKASICISEDATLIESLEIAKGRIQIMIDKGMDNKLSVLKGLIAIADKRIAEIKSGEKPALTPDANAKYAAEVIVDLDLIEEPMIADPDVNNADVSKRYTHDIIRQLSYYGGTKQVDLGFVGSCMVHKGDMKILAQMLKNVEEQYGKVEFKAPLVVAPPTYNIVDELKAEGDWEVLVKYSGFEFDDNAPKAVARTGYENMLYLERPGCNLCMGNQEKAEPGDTVMATSTRLFQGRVVKDSGEKKGESLLSSTPVVVLSTILGRTPTMDEYKAAVKGINLTQFTPPHKLLVRA; encoded by the coding sequence ATGAGCATTTATAAAGATTACCTTAAACAGATCGAAGAACGAAAAGATCAGGGACTTCATCCACAGCCAGTTGATGGTGCAGAATTACTAAGCCAAATCATTGCGCAGATTAAAGAATTAGATAACGAGTACAGAGAAGACTCTCTTAACTTTTTTATCTATAATGTTTTGCCAGGAACGACTAGTGCTGCTTTTGTAAAAGCTAAATTCTTAAAAGAAATTATTTTAGGTGAATCTATAGTTAAAGAAATTACCCCTGCTTTTGCTTTTGAGCAATTATCGCATATGAAAGGTGGGCCTTCTATTGAGGTGTTGTTAGATTTGGCATTAGGTAATGATGTGGCTATAGCTAAAGAAGCTGCTGTTGTGTTAAAGACACAAGTTTTTCTTTATGAAGCTGATATGGATCGTTTAGAAAGCGCATTCAAAAGTGGTAACGAAATAGCTAAAGAAATTATAGAAAGTTATGCTAAAGCAGAATTCTTCACCAAACTTCCTGAGATAGATGAAGAAATTGAAATCGTAACGTTTGTTGCTGGTATTGGGGATATTTCCACGGATTTACTATCTCCAGGGGGTGACGCACATTCAAGATCCGATAGAGAATTACATGGTCAATGTCTATTTGAGCACAATAAAGAACAACAAAATGAATTAATAGCTTTGCAAAAACAGCACCCGGACAAGAGGGTGATGTTAATTGCAGAGAAAGGTACAATGGGAGTTGGTTCTTCTAGAATGTCGGGTGTAAATAACGTGGCATTATGGACAGGTATAAAATCGAGTCCTTATGTTCCATTTATTAACATAGCTCCAATTATTGCAGGTACAAACGGTATTTCTCCAATTTTTCTAACAACAGTTAGTGTTACTGGTGGTATAGGGATCGATCTTCAAAACTGGGTAAAAAAGCAAGATGCCGATGGTAATACGATCCGTAATGAAGCTGGGGAACCTGTTTTAGAAGAAGCTTATTCTGTTGCTACAGGAACTGTCCTTACGGTGAATACAAAAGAGAAGAAGCTTTATAATGGCGATAAGGAATTAATGGACATTTCAGCATCATTAACGCCTCAGAAAGTAGAGTTTATTAAGGCTCGTGGCTCTTACGCTATTGTGTTTGGTAAAAAGCTTCAGGCATTTGCAGCGAAGGTTTTAGGTATTGAGTTAGTCTCTGTTTATGCAAACTCAAAAGAAGTTTCTAATGAGGGACAAGGGCTTACAGCTGTAGAAAAAATATTTAATAAAAATGCCGTTGGTACCACGCCAGGCAAGACATTGCATGCAGGTTCTTATGTTCGTGTAGAAGTAAATATTATTGGTTCTCAAGATACAACAGGACTAATGACCTCTCAAGAATTAGAGATGATGGCAGCAACAATTATCTCACCAATTGTAGATGGTGCATATCAATCTGGTTGTCATACAGCATCAGTATGGGATAATAAATCCAAGGCAAATATTCCTAGACTTATGAAGTTTATGAATGATTTTGGTTTAATTACCGCTAGAGATCCTGAAAACAAATATAAGCCAATGACCGATGTGATTCATAAGGTTCTTAACGACCTTACTGTTGATGATTGGGCGATTATTATCGGAGGAGATTCTCATACAAGAATGTCTAAAGGGGTTGCTTTTGGTGCAGATTCAGGAACAGTTGCCCTTGCCCTTGCTACAGGTGAGGCGTCAATGCCAATTCCAGAGTCAGTAAAGGTTACCTTTAAAGGGGAAATGAATCCTTATATGGATTTCCGTGATGTGGTACATGCCACTCAATCTCAAATGCTAAAGACTTTTGGTGGAGATAATGTATTCCAAGGAAAAATTATTGAAGTACATATAGGAACACTTACGGCAGATCAAGCCTTTACATTTACAGACTGGACAGCAGAAATGAAAGCAAAAGCTTCTATCTGTATTTCTGAAGATGCTACTTTAATTGAATCTTTAGAGATTGCAAAGGGTAGAATCCAGATCATGATTGATAAAGGAATGGACAATAAATTGAGCGTTCTTAAAGGACTGATTGCTATTGCTGATAAAAGAATTGCTGAGATTAAATCAGGAGAGAAGCCAGCTTTAACTCCAGATGCAAATGCAAAATATGCTGCGGAAGTTATTGTTGATCTTGATTTGATTGAAGAGCCAATGATTGCAGATCCAGATGTTAATAATGCAGATGTATCTAAGCGATACACGCATGATATCATTAGACAACTTTCGTATTACGGAGGAACTAAACAAGTAGATCTTGGTTTTGTGGGCTCTTGTATGGTGCACAAAGGTGATATGAAAATTTTAGCTCAAATGCTTAAGAATGTAGAAGAGCAATATGGTAAGGTAGAGTTTAAAGCACCTCTTGTAGTTGCGCCTCCTACGTATAATATTGTAGATGAATTGAAGGCAGAAGGTGATTGGGAAGTTCTTGTGAAATATTCTGGTTTTGAATTTGATGATAATGCACCTAAAGCAGTAGCGCGTACTGGGTATGAAAACATGTTATATCTAGAGCGTCCAGGGTGTAACCTTTGTATGGGGAACCAAGAAAAAGCAGAACCGGGTGATACCGTAATGGCAACTTCAACTCGTTTATTTCAAGGAAGAGTTGTAAAAGATTCTGGAGAGAAAAAAGGAGAATCATTACTTTCATCAACACCAGTTGTTGTGTTGTCTACAATTTTAGGTAGAACGCCTACTATGGATGAGTACAAAGCTGCAGTGAAAGGCATTAACCTTACGCAGTTTACACCACCACATAAACTATTAGTTAGAGCATAA
- a CDS encoding phytoene/squalene synthase family protein, whose amino-acid sequence MKSIFDQVSYSCSKTVTESYSTSFSLATKMLHTSIRGDIYNIYGFVRFADEIVDTFHDYDKKLLFDKFENDLKDAIEHKISLNPILNSFQHTYHTYNIPYHLVASFMKSMRMDLYKTVYKTDAEYKEYIYGSADVVGLMCLKVFVQGNEESYESLKISAMALGSAFQKVNFLRDLKDDFEGLNRTYFPNTNLKQLDEVSKKRIVDEIKADFQLGYEGIERLPHTAKFGVYTAYKYYSRLLTKLQRTPPLEIQNARIRVPNYEKFGLLAKSYVNYKLNLV is encoded by the coding sequence ATGAAAAGTATTTTCGACCAAGTTTCTTATAGCTGCAGCAAGACGGTGACAGAATCATATAGCACATCATTCTCATTAGCAACAAAAATGCTACACACGTCTATTCGTGGAGATATCTATAACATTTATGGATTTGTTCGTTTTGCAGATGAAATTGTAGACACTTTTCACGACTATGATAAAAAATTGCTTTTTGATAAGTTTGAAAATGACTTAAAAGATGCGATAGAACACAAAATAAGCCTTAATCCTATTTTGAATTCTTTTCAACATACCTATCACACTTATAATATTCCATATCATTTGGTAGCTTCTTTTATGAAAAGTATGCGAATGGATCTTTACAAAACGGTTTATAAAACAGATGCGGAATACAAGGAATACATATACGGCTCTGCGGATGTAGTTGGGCTAATGTGCTTAAAGGTTTTTGTACAAGGAAATGAAGAAAGCTACGAAAGCTTAAAAATTTCTGCTATGGCACTAGGTTCTGCTTTTCAAAAAGTAAACTTTTTACGAGATCTAAAAGATGATTTTGAAGGTTTAAATAGAACCTATTTCCCAAATACAAATCTAAAACAGCTGGATGAAGTGTCCAAAAAAAGGATTGTAGACGAAATAAAAGCCGATTTCCAATTAGGTTACGAAGGCATTGAAAGGTTGCCTCACACTGCCAAATTTGGAGTCTATACCGCTTATAAGTACTACTCAAGACTCTTAACCAAACTACAAAGGACACCGCCTCTAGAAATACAAAATGCAAGAATTAGAGTTCCTAATTATGAAAAGTTTGGACTGCTTGCAAAATCATACGTAAATTACAAACTTAATTTAGTTTAA
- a CDS encoding TlpA family protein disulfide reductase produces the protein MKLTKDKIINLAVLIAAGIILFTPLGFPVKVFVNKLISFAPTEVSKDEQLKLTDYNWKIISSDQQSLNFEQYKNSVIVINFWATWCPPCVAEMPSFQDLYDDYGTKVVFLFVTNEEVPVVDAFMKKKGYTLPVYYPQNTTPSILKSSAIPATFVISNTGEIAIDKTGAADWNSESIRALLDRLLELK, from the coding sequence ATGAAACTTACTAAGGATAAAATTATTAACCTTGCCGTACTTATTGCGGCAGGTATTATTTTATTTACACCCTTGGGATTTCCTGTAAAAGTATTTGTGAATAAGCTTATTTCTTTTGCGCCTACCGAAGTTAGTAAAGACGAGCAGTTAAAGCTTACTGATTACAACTGGAAGATAATTTCATCTGATCAACAATCTTTAAATTTTGAGCAGTACAAAAACAGTGTAATTGTCATAAATTTTTGGGCAACATGGTGTCCTCCATGCGTTGCTGAAATGCCTAGTTTTCAAGATTTATATGATGATTATGGAACTAAGGTGGTATTCCTTTTTGTTACCAATGAAGAGGTGCCTGTAGTAGATGCCTTTATGAAAAAGAAAGGCTATACGTTACCTGTTTATTATCCTCAAAATACGACCCCATCCATATTGAAATCTTCTGCAATACCTGCAACATTCGTGATTAGTAACACAGGAGAGATTGCAATAGATAAAACGGGTGCTGCTGATTGGAATAGTGAAAGCATTAGAGCATTATTAGATCGTTTATTGGAGCTAAAGTAA
- a CDS encoding aconitate hydratase, whose product MAFDIDMIKEVYSNMSDRVSKARKLVGKPLTLSEKILYSHLWEGTASKAFVRGKDYVDFAPDRIACQDATAQMALLQFMQAGKPKVAVPTTVHCDHLIQAKNGATADLKSANNTSAEVFNFLESVSNKYGIGFWKPGAGIIHQVVLENYAFPGGMMIGTDSHTVNAGGLGMVAIGVGGADAVDVMAGMAWELKFPKLIGVKLTGTISGWTAPKDVILKVAEILTVKGGTGAIVEYFGSGALSLSCTGKGTICNMGAEIGATTSTFGYDDSMERYLRATDRADIADAANEVRAHLTADAEVYENPEQYFDEVIEINLSELTPLLNGPFTPDLSTKVGADMTEKATKNDWPLTVEWGLIGSCTNSSYEDLSRASSIAQQAIDKGLKMKSELGINPGSEQVRYTADRDGILGIFEKLDAKIFTNACGPCIGQWARYSDPKNAPKNSIVHSFNRNFAKRADGNPNTHAFVASPEITAAIAIAGRLDFNPMTDKLINENGEEVMFDEPTGWELPPKGFAVEDAGYLAPDKDGSGVSVKVATDSERLQLLEPFTPIKDESLMGVKLLIKAFGKCTTDHISMAGPWLRFRGHLDNISNNCLIGAVNAFGQKTNFVKNQLTGEFGGVPDTARAYKAAGVRSIVVGDHNYGEGSSREHAAMEPRHLGVAAVLVKSFARIHETNLKKQGMLGLTFAKESDYDLIQEDDTFNFIDIAEFAPDKQLTIEVVHADGSKDVIKVDHTYNQPQIDWYREGSALNVIKKENAA is encoded by the coding sequence ATGGCATTTGATATAGATATGATAAAAGAGGTATATTCCAATATGTCTGATCGTGTTAGTAAAGCACGTAAATTAGTTGGAAAACCACTGACACTTTCTGAGAAAATTTTATATTCCCACCTTTGGGAAGGAACAGCTTCTAAAGCTTTTGTTAGAGGAAAAGACTATGTAGATTTTGCACCTGATCGTATTGCTTGTCAAGATGCTACGGCACAAATGGCGTTATTACAGTTTATGCAAGCTGGTAAACCTAAAGTTGCCGTACCAACTACAGTACATTGTGATCACTTAATTCAGGCTAAAAATGGTGCTACTGCAGATTTAAAATCAGCGAACAACACAAGTGCTGAGGTTTTTAACTTTTTAGAATCTGTTTCTAATAAATATGGTATTGGTTTCTGGAAACCAGGAGCAGGTATTATTCACCAAGTGGTATTAGAAAATTATGCATTCCCCGGGGGTATGATGATCGGTACTGACTCTCACACCGTAAACGCTGGTGGTTTAGGAATGGTCGCTATTGGAGTAGGTGGTGCTGATGCTGTAGATGTTATGGCGGGAATGGCATGGGAACTTAAATTTCCGAAATTAATTGGTGTAAAGTTAACAGGAACAATTTCTGGTTGGACAGCACCTAAAGATGTAATACTTAAAGTTGCCGAAATTCTAACTGTAAAAGGTGGAACAGGGGCTATAGTAGAATATTTTGGTTCGGGTGCGTTATCATTATCATGTACAGGAAAAGGTACTATCTGTAATATGGGTGCTGAAATAGGAGCTACAACTTCTACCTTTGGTTACGATGATTCTATGGAACGTTATTTGAGAGCAACAGATAGAGCAGATATTGCGGATGCTGCAAACGAGGTTAGAGCGCATTTAACAGCAGATGCTGAGGTGTATGAAAATCCAGAACAATATTTTGATGAAGTTATTGAAATTAACCTATCAGAATTAACACCATTATTAAATGGTCCTTTTACGCCAGATTTATCTACTAAAGTTGGTGCAGATATGACGGAAAAGGCAACTAAAAATGATTGGCCATTAACTGTGGAGTGGGGATTAATTGGTTCTTGTACCAACTCTTCTTATGAAGATTTATCAAGAGCTTCATCTATTGCACAGCAGGCTATTGATAAAGGTTTAAAAATGAAATCAGAATTGGGGATTAATCCTGGTTCTGAACAAGTACGATATACAGCAGACCGTGATGGTATTCTTGGGATATTCGAGAAATTGGATGCTAAGATATTCACGAACGCTTGTGGTCCTTGTATAGGGCAATGGGCAAGATATAGTGATCCAAAAAATGCACCAAAGAACAGTATCGTACATTCTTTTAATAGAAACTTTGCGAAACGTGCGGATGGTAATCCTAATACACACGCTTTTGTAGCTTCTCCAGAAATTACAGCAGCGATTGCTATTGCAGGTAGATTAGACTTTAATCCAATGACGGATAAGTTAATCAACGAGAATGGTGAAGAAGTAATGTTTGACGAGCCAACAGGATGGGAATTACCTCCTAAAGGTTTTGCAGTAGAAGATGCAGGGTACTTAGCTCCAGATAAAGATGGTTCTGGCGTTAGTGTTAAAGTGGCTACAGATTCTGAAAGATTACAGTTGTTAGAGCCATTTACTCCTATAAAAGACGAAAGCCTGATGGGTGTTAAATTGCTAATCAAAGCTTTTGGTAAATGTACAACGGATCATATTTCAATGGCTGGTCCTTGGTTACGTTTCCGTGGGCATTTAGATAATATATCAAACAATTGTTTAATTGGAGCGGTAAATGCTTTTGGTCAGAAAACAAATTTTGTAAAGAACCAATTAACGGGAGAATTTGGTGGTGTTCCTGATACGGCACGTGCCTATAAAGCTGCAGGTGTTAGAAGTATTGTTGTTGGAGATCACAACTACGGAGAAGGTTCTTCTCGTGAACATGCTGCAATGGAGCCTAGACATTTAGGTGTTGCTGCAGTTTTAGTAAAGTCGTTTGCGCGTATTCATGAAACAAACCTTAAAAAACAAGGAATGTTAGGCTTAACTTTCGCTAAAGAAAGTGATTATGACCTAATACAGGAAGACGATACATTCAATTTTATTGATATCGCAGAATTTGCTCCTGATAAGCAATTAACAATTGAGGTAGTTCATGCGGATGGAAGTAAAGATGTCATTAAAGTAGATCATACGTATAACCAGCCTCAAATAGACTGGTATAGAGAAGGTTCTGCTTTAAATGTGATCAAAAAAGAGAATGCTGCCTAG
- a CDS encoding MerR family transcriptional regulator, whose protein sequence is MNNMKKYFSIRDLENLSGIKAHTIRIWEKRYNLLEPERTTTNIRNYSLKSLQKLLNITLLYNNGHKISKIAQIPDTEIPNFVQEVIEKKTIKNHAINSFKIAMVNFDSNLFYTTYNNLLKESSFKEVFYEAFIPLLSELGLLWQNNAVSPSHEHFITNLIKQKIILNTEKLLVNKPSKTDKTFVLFLPDNEIHDIGLLYLNYEITLKGYKTIYLGQTVPIECLKDLLGYCENIYFLSYFTVEPNKGKLRKYIENFHTELGADTNYKFWVLGHQVQHIQGDMLPKNMKKFKSIEKLVSEL, encoded by the coding sequence ATGAACAACATGAAAAAATACTTTAGTATTAGAGATTTGGAAAATTTATCTGGAATAAAAGCCCATACGATTCGTATTTGGGAAAAGAGGTATAACTTATTAGAGCCAGAAAGAACAACAACAAACATTAGAAATTATAGCTTAAAAAGTCTACAAAAGCTATTAAATATCACCTTGCTCTATAATAACGGACATAAAATTTCTAAAATCGCTCAAATTCCAGACACTGAGATCCCAAATTTTGTTCAAGAAGTTATTGAAAAAAAAACTATTAAAAACCATGCTATAAATTCCTTCAAAATAGCGATGGTCAATTTTGACTCTAACTTGTTTTATACCACCTACAATAACTTATTAAAAGAAAGTAGTTTTAAAGAGGTCTTTTACGAAGCATTTATACCGCTCTTAAGTGAGTTAGGATTACTTTGGCAAAACAATGCCGTGAGTCCATCTCACGAACATTTCATAACCAATCTTATCAAACAAAAAATTATTTTAAATACAGAAAAACTACTAGTTAACAAACCTAGCAAGACAGACAAAACGTTTGTTCTTTTCTTACCTGATAACGAAATTCATGATATTGGCTTACTCTATTTAAATTATGAAATAACGTTAAAAGGCTACAAGACAATCTATTTAGGGCAGACCGTACCTATTGAGTGCCTAAAAGATTTGCTTGGTTATTGTGAAAACATCTATTTTCTATCCTATTTCACGGTAGAACCCAATAAGGGAAAACTACGTAAGTATATAGAGAACTTTCATACCGAATTAGGCGCTGATACCAATTATAAATTTTGGGTTTTAGGACATCAAGTGCAACACATACAAGGAGATATGCTCCCTAAAAACATGAAGAAATTTAAATCTATAGAAAAATTAGTTAGTGAATTGTAA
- a CDS encoding phytoene desaturase family protein: MKKKVIIIGSGFSSLSAAAYLAKDGFDVTIFEKNSTVGGRARQLKKDGFTFDMGPSWYWMPDIFDNFFAEFGKKTSDYYQLDKLNPAYKIFFSDDVITIGDCMNKICEEFERIEKGSAIQLRKFIAIAQENYDIAINKIVLRPGLSPLELITPETITRVDQFFKTISSEVRKRFKNKKLISTLEFPVLFLGAKPSKTPSFYSFMNFADFGLGTWHPKGGMYEIILAMESLIKELGVKINTNSPASKILVADKKAIGIIANGETHLADFVLSGADYHHSETLLNKEDRQFTETYWSKKTFAPSSLLFYVGFDKRIENVEHHNLFFDTDFELHAEEIYDEPKWPKNPLFYANFPSVTDKSMAPEGNETGFFLIPIAPDLKDTEEVREEYFNLIMERFEEKTNQKIKNNIIFKESFCVNDFIEEYNSYKGNAYGLANTLTQTAFLRPNLKSKKVKNLFFTGQLTVPGPGVPPALISGKLVSELITKSNN, encoded by the coding sequence ATGAAAAAAAAGGTGATAATTATTGGTTCTGGATTTTCTTCATTATCAGCTGCAGCTTATTTAGCTAAAGATGGTTTTGATGTTACTATTTTTGAAAAAAATAGTACCGTAGGTGGGCGTGCACGCCAACTAAAAAAAGACGGATTCACATTTGATATGGGACCAAGCTGGTATTGGATGCCAGATATATTTGATAATTTTTTTGCAGAATTCGGAAAGAAAACTTCTGATTATTATCAGCTAGATAAACTTAATCCTGCCTATAAAATATTTTTCTCCGACGATGTAATCACGATTGGCGATTGCATGAATAAAATTTGTGAAGAATTTGAACGAATAGAAAAAGGTAGTGCTATTCAACTTAGAAAATTTATAGCCATAGCTCAGGAAAATTATGATATCGCCATTAATAAAATTGTTTTACGTCCAGGACTATCCCCATTAGAATTAATTACTCCTGAAACCATAACCAGAGTTGATCAGTTTTTTAAAACGATAAGCTCTGAAGTTCGAAAAAGATTCAAAAACAAAAAATTAATCTCAACCTTAGAGTTTCCTGTTCTTTTTTTAGGGGCAAAACCAAGTAAAACACCTTCATTTTACAGCTTTATGAATTTTGCTGATTTTGGTTTAGGAACATGGCACCCAAAAGGGGGCATGTATGAAATTATCTTAGCCATGGAAAGTCTGATTAAAGAATTGGGGGTTAAAATAAATACCAATAGCCCTGCTTCTAAGATACTTGTTGCGGATAAAAAAGCAATTGGGATAATTGCCAACGGAGAAACACATTTAGCAGATTTTGTACTTAGCGGTGCAGACTACCACCATTCTGAAACTTTACTAAATAAAGAAGACAGGCAGTTTACAGAAACTTACTGGAGTAAAAAGACATTTGCCCCATCCTCATTATTATTTTATGTTGGCTTTGATAAACGAATAGAAAACGTAGAACATCATAACCTATTTTTTGATACGGACTTTGAATTGCACGCTGAAGAAATTTATGACGAACCTAAATGGCCTAAAAACCCACTATTCTATGCCAATTTTCCGTCAGTGACAGATAAAAGTATGGCTCCCGAAGGTAATGAAACAGGGTTTTTCTTAATTCCCATTGCTCCAGATTTAAAAGATACTGAAGAAGTTAGAGAAGAATATTTTAATTTAATTATGGAAAGATTTGAAGAAAAAACCAATCAAAAAATAAAAAACAATATTATATTTAAGGAGTCCTTTTGTGTGAATGACTTCATTGAAGAATACAATTCTTATAAAGGGAATGCTTATGGTTTAGCTAATACATTAACTCAAACCGCATTTTTAAGACCCAATCTCAAAAGCAAAAAAGTGAAAAATTTATTTTTTACCGGCCAGCTTACCGTTCCAGGACCAGGAGTTCCGCCAGCATTAATTTCGGGGAAATTAGTGTCTGAATTGATTACCAAATCAAATAACTAA
- a CDS encoding TlpA family protein disulfide reductase, translating into MKINKKTVLNILLFAFILSFFVTPLGDYSKVLLNKIFSFSPSVTEESDRNKITDYDWTLKDENWNFFNFKKSKGKVVFVNFFASWVLPCEAELQSIQTLYDKYEGQVDFYVISDEERAPVEAFMAEQNLSFPVTYLFIGEKMPLTDVKAPTSYLIDKEGNIVIHKEGIADWDNSKIYDLIDRLLAK; encoded by the coding sequence ATGAAAATTAACAAGAAAACAGTATTAAATATTTTATTGTTTGCATTTATTCTTTCATTTTTTGTTACTCCTTTAGGTGATTATAGTAAGGTACTATTAAACAAAATTTTCTCGTTTAGCCCCTCAGTTACAGAGGAATCCGATAGAAATAAGATTACAGATTATGATTGGACATTGAAAGATGAAAATTGGAATTTCTTCAATTTTAAAAAATCAAAAGGAAAAGTAGTATTCGTAAATTTCTTTGCATCATGGGTGCTTCCTTGCGAAGCAGAACTGCAAAGTATTCAAACATTGTATGATAAATATGAAGGCCAAGTAGATTTTTATGTTATTTCTGACGAAGAAAGAGCACCTGTCGAAGCTTTTATGGCAGAACAAAATCTAAGCTTTCCTGTTACTTATTTATTCATAGGAGAGAAAATGCCTTTAACGGATGTTAAGGCACCAACTTCTTATTTAATAGATAAAGAGGGTAATATTGTAATTCATAAAGAAGGAATCGCTGATTGGGATAACTCTAAGATTTATGATCTAATAGACAGACTTTTAGCTAAGTAA